One region of Dysidea avara chromosome 1, odDysAvar1.4, whole genome shotgun sequence genomic DNA includes:
- the LOC136253290 gene encoding uncharacterized protein isoform X2, with translation MTDDDSAGANACLCIYPSVRHLLCRWHFDRAWQRKLYHLVRKEEHRAEMYACLWMLIAEQDINKFLELQCLFVSYWEEKEHQFLTYYLKEYSNRTEKWAMCHRVFDHQDVDTNMLVESFHSKLKTNPRYLNHHVNRRCDDLVEVLLKFEVDQFYDRMRKEVMLTPQHASTKVDGEERHTQGEAIPDVSIKMISEAMFQVESSEKDKFYNVHILSNSCAQQPNCVPHCQDPTCLYLCCYMMKCTCIDYTQGHLCKHVHKVNTLLKHSSTAVDDDMDCNPYPTDNSCLSDLDQVDSTVKETINRPVKRPSSDTAGKKREILHYVDEITFAVNNIEDTNVLDRMLSLLMQAASSSKVCTREETSQTFTIKDKFAPAQKNETQLRFKKTCADPGRKTKASTMSCPTNEQKSTLLVNMKKSQDKGSDAKTPRSDTRTPCSDARKEATDNSIIVESYHNKPKIAMQCEKKRKRCGSCEDQAKKSKLVYSENAVNCVNYHHNHRPVHNGATFICPLSPVTNLQPMT, from the exons ATGACAGATGATG ATTCAGCTGGAGCTAATGCTTGCTTATGTATTTATCCTAGTGTACGCCATCTGCTTTGTCGATGGCATTTTGACAG GGCATGGCAAAGGAAATTATACCATCTGGTTCGTAAAGAGGAACATCGAGCtgaaatgtatgcatgtttgtggATGCTTATTGCAGAGCAAGACATCAACAAATTTCTTGAATTGCAATGTCTTTTTGTATCTTATTGGGAAGAAAAAGAGCACCAGTTTTTGACATACTATCTAAAGGAGTATAGCAACAGAACAG AGAAGTGGGCAATGTGTCATCGAGTCTTTGACCACCAAGATGTAGACACTAACATGCTAGTTGAGAG TTTCCACAGTAAACTCAAGACTAATCCACGCTATCTTAATCACCATGTCAACAGACGGTGTGATGACCTTGTGGAAGTTCTATTAAAATTTGAAGTGGACCAGTTTTACGACAGGATGAGGAAGGAAGTTATGCTGACACCACAGCATGCATCCACCAAAGTAGATGGTGAAGAGAGACACACCCAGGGAGAAGCAATACCAGATGTATCCATAAAG ATGATTTCTGAAGCTATGTTTCAAGTGGAATCCAGTGAAAAGGACAAATTTTACAATGTGCATATACTGTCAAACAGCTGTGCACAACAACCCAACTGTGTACCACACTGTCAAGATCCGACATGCTTATATCTCTGCTGTTATATGATGAAGTGCACATGTATTGATTACACACAAGGACACTTGTGTAAACATGTTCACAAG GTCAATACATTGTTAAAGCATTCAAGCACAGCTGTGGATGACGACATGGACTGCAATCCGTATCCAACAGATAATTCCTGTTTATCAGATCTAGATCAAGTAGATTCCACTGTAAAAGAGACCATCAATCGGCCTGTAAAGAGACCATCATCAG ATACTGCAGGGAAAAAAAGAGAAATACTACACTATGTTGATGAGATCACTTTTGCTGTAAACAACATAGAAGATACCAACGTGTTAGACAGGATGCTCTCCCTGTTAATGCAAGCCGCGAGTAGTAGTAAGGTTTGTACAAGAGAAGAGACAAGCCAGACTTTCACAATAAAGGACAAATTTGCACCAGCACAGAAAAATGAAACTCAGCTGCGATTCAAAAAGACTTGTGCAGATCCTGGGAGGAAGACTAAGGCATCAACTATGAG TTGTCCAACTAATGAACAAAAGTCAACATTGTTAGTCAACATGAAGAAATCGCAAGATAAAGGAAG TGACGCTAAGACTCCACGCAGTGACACTAGGACTCCATGCAGTGACGCTAGAAAGGAAGCAACAGATAACTCAATTATTGTGGAAAGCTACCATAATAAGCCAAAGATAGCCATGCAGT GTGAAAAGAAACGGAAACGCTGTGGTAGTTGTGAAGATCAGGCAAAAAAAAGCAAGCTTGTATACTCCGAAAATGCAGTGAATTGTGTCAATTACCACCACAACCACAG GCCAGTACACAATGGAGCCACCTTCATCTGCCCTCTGTCACCAGTGACAAACCTACAACCAATGACTTGA
- the LOC136253290 gene encoding uncharacterized protein isoform X1 — MQYFTDSAGANACLCIYPSVRHLLCRWHFDRAWQRKLYHLVRKEEHRAEMYACLWMLIAEQDINKFLELQCLFVSYWEEKEHQFLTYYLKEYSNRTEKWAMCHRVFDHQDVDTNMLVESFHSKLKTNPRYLNHHVNRRCDDLVEVLLKFEVDQFYDRMRKEVMLTPQHASTKVDGEERHTQGEAIPDVSIKMISEAMFQVESSEKDKFYNVHILSNSCAQQPNCVPHCQDPTCLYLCCYMMKCTCIDYTQGHLCKHVHKVNTLLKHSSTAVDDDMDCNPYPTDNSCLSDLDQVDSTVKETINRPVKRPSSDTAGKKREILHYVDEITFAVNNIEDTNVLDRMLSLLMQAASSSKVCTREETSQTFTIKDKFAPAQKNETQLRFKKTCADPGRKTKASTMSCPTNEQKSTLLVNMKKSQDKGSDAKTPRSDTRTPCSDARKEATDNSIIVESYHNKPKIAMQCEKKRKRCGSCEDQAKKSKLVYSENAVNCVNYHHNHRPVHNGATFICPLSPVTNLQPMT; from the exons ATGCAATATTTTACAGATTCAGCTGGAGCTAATGCTTGCTTATGTATTTATCCTAGTGTACGCCATCTGCTTTGTCGATGGCATTTTGACAG GGCATGGCAAAGGAAATTATACCATCTGGTTCGTAAAGAGGAACATCGAGCtgaaatgtatgcatgtttgtggATGCTTATTGCAGAGCAAGACATCAACAAATTTCTTGAATTGCAATGTCTTTTTGTATCTTATTGGGAAGAAAAAGAGCACCAGTTTTTGACATACTATCTAAAGGAGTATAGCAACAGAACAG AGAAGTGGGCAATGTGTCATCGAGTCTTTGACCACCAAGATGTAGACACTAACATGCTAGTTGAGAG TTTCCACAGTAAACTCAAGACTAATCCACGCTATCTTAATCACCATGTCAACAGACGGTGTGATGACCTTGTGGAAGTTCTATTAAAATTTGAAGTGGACCAGTTTTACGACAGGATGAGGAAGGAAGTTATGCTGACACCACAGCATGCATCCACCAAAGTAGATGGTGAAGAGAGACACACCCAGGGAGAAGCAATACCAGATGTATCCATAAAG ATGATTTCTGAAGCTATGTTTCAAGTGGAATCCAGTGAAAAGGACAAATTTTACAATGTGCATATACTGTCAAACAGCTGTGCACAACAACCCAACTGTGTACCACACTGTCAAGATCCGACATGCTTATATCTCTGCTGTTATATGATGAAGTGCACATGTATTGATTACACACAAGGACACTTGTGTAAACATGTTCACAAG GTCAATACATTGTTAAAGCATTCAAGCACAGCTGTGGATGACGACATGGACTGCAATCCGTATCCAACAGATAATTCCTGTTTATCAGATCTAGATCAAGTAGATTCCACTGTAAAAGAGACCATCAATCGGCCTGTAAAGAGACCATCATCAG ATACTGCAGGGAAAAAAAGAGAAATACTACACTATGTTGATGAGATCACTTTTGCTGTAAACAACATAGAAGATACCAACGTGTTAGACAGGATGCTCTCCCTGTTAATGCAAGCCGCGAGTAGTAGTAAGGTTTGTACAAGAGAAGAGACAAGCCAGACTTTCACAATAAAGGACAAATTTGCACCAGCACAGAAAAATGAAACTCAGCTGCGATTCAAAAAGACTTGTGCAGATCCTGGGAGGAAGACTAAGGCATCAACTATGAG TTGTCCAACTAATGAACAAAAGTCAACATTGTTAGTCAACATGAAGAAATCGCAAGATAAAGGAAG TGACGCTAAGACTCCACGCAGTGACACTAGGACTCCATGCAGTGACGCTAGAAAGGAAGCAACAGATAACTCAATTATTGTGGAAAGCTACCATAATAAGCCAAAGATAGCCATGCAGT GTGAAAAGAAACGGAAACGCTGTGGTAGTTGTGAAGATCAGGCAAAAAAAAGCAAGCTTGTATACTCCGAAAATGCAGTGAATTGTGTCAATTACCACCACAACCACAG GCCAGTACACAATGGAGCCACCTTCATCTGCCCTCTGTCACCAGTGACAAACCTACAACCAATGACTTGA